The following are from one region of the Clostridiisalibacter paucivorans DSM 22131 genome:
- a CDS encoding Rpn family recombination-promoting nuclease/putative transposase has product MKKEITNKHDTTFKEVFSQKRIARDFIENNIPKEALEVIDMESLELEKDTFINEELKENFSDLIYRVKI; this is encoded by the coding sequence ATGAAAAAAGAAATAACCAATAAGCACGACACCACATTTAAAGAAGTATTTAGTCAAAAGAGAATAGCAAGAGATTTTATAGAAAATAATATACCTAAAGAGGCATTAGAAGTAATAGATATGGAAAGCTTAGAATTAGAAAAGGATACATTTATCAATGAAGAATTGAAGGAAAATTTTTCAGACTTAATATACAGGGTAAAAATA